In the genome of Flavobacterium panacagri, one region contains:
- the purE gene encoding 5-(carboxyamino)imidazole ribonucleotide mutase — MSKVAIIMGSISDMPVMQDAIDILKQFNVEVEVDIVSAHRTPEKLFDFSKNAHNRGISVIIAGAGGAAHLPGMVASMSPLPVIGVPVKSSNSIDGWDSVLSILQMPGGVPVATVALNGAKNAGILAAQIIGSHDKKVLDTIISYKEELKAAVNKAAESLNK; from the coding sequence ATGAGTAAAGTAGCTATTATAATGGGAAGCATCTCAGACATGCCAGTTATGCAGGATGCAATCGACATATTAAAACAATTTAATGTAGAAGTTGAAGTAGATATTGTTTCGGCACACAGAACGCCGGAGAAATTATTCGATTTCAGCAAAAACGCGCACAATCGCGGTATTTCGGTAATTATTGCCGGTGCTGGCGGTGCTGCACATTTACCTGGAATGGTGGCTTCAATGTCGCCGCTTCCTGTAATTGGAGTTCCTGTAAAATCAAGCAATTCTATTGATGGCTGGGATTCGGTATTATCGATTCTACAAATGCCGGGCGGAGTTCCTGTTGCAACTGTAGCTTTAAACGGAGCAAAAAATGCTGGAATTTTAGCGGCACAAATCATCGGAAGCCACGACAAAAAAGTTTTAGATACTATTATTTCTTATAAAGAAGAATTGAAAGCAGCGGTTAATAAAGCCGCTGAAAGTCTTAATAAATAA
- a CDS encoding M3 family metallopeptidase, producing MSVLTQYFNTKHNTAPFSQIKIEDYVPAFQDGIALAKAEIDAIINNPEVPTFENTIVAMDYSGDILDRLSSVFFNLNSAETNDEMQKIAQEVSPWLSEFGNDIRLNADLFARVKAVYDQKESLNLNPEQTTLLDKKYKSFSRNGANLPEDKKNQLREIDKELSKLSLQFGENVLAETNNFELHLTDEKDLAGLPEGTIEAARLLAKNQEKEGWIFTLDYPSYVPFLTYADNRELRKKMAIAFGAKGFQKNEFNNEENVLKIAKLRHERANLLGYKTHAHFVLEERMAESPEKVFSFLNDLLAKAKPAAQKEFAELTAFAKELDGIEKLEKWDGAYYSEKLKQQLFNLDDEKLKPYFQLEKVLDGAFTVAKKLYGLTFTEVFDIDKYHEEVTTYEVRDAENNLVSIFYADFFPRKGKRNGAWMTSFKSQYVKDGVNERPHISNVCNFTKPTETKPSLLTFNEVTTLFHEFGHGLHGMLANTVYPSLSGTSVYWDFVELPSQIMENWCYEPEALALFANHYETGEIIPIEYVQKIKESASFQEGLATLRQLSFGLLDMAWHGQDPTNITDLKAFETEQFANTQLYPDVKENAMSTAFSHIFQGGYSSGYYSYKWAEVLDADAFEYFHENGIFNEEIAKKFKDNVLSKGGTEHPMILYKRFRGQEPKPEALLKRAGLL from the coding sequence ATGAGCGTATTAACACAATATTTCAACACCAAACATAACACAGCGCCTTTTTCGCAAATAAAAATCGAAGATTACGTTCCGGCATTTCAGGACGGAATTGCTTTGGCGAAAGCCGAAATTGATGCGATTATAAATAATCCGGAAGTACCGACTTTTGAAAATACAATCGTCGCAATGGATTATTCGGGCGATATTTTGGATCGTCTTTCGAGTGTTTTCTTCAATTTGAATTCGGCTGAAACGAATGACGAAATGCAGAAAATTGCTCAGGAAGTTTCACCTTGGCTCTCCGAATTTGGAAATGATATTCGTTTGAATGCCGATTTATTTGCACGAGTAAAAGCGGTTTACGATCAGAAAGAAAGTTTAAACCTCAACCCAGAACAAACGACTTTATTGGATAAAAAATACAAAAGCTTTTCTAGAAACGGAGCTAATCTACCAGAAGACAAGAAAAATCAATTAAGAGAAATCGACAAGGAATTATCAAAATTGAGTTTACAGTTTGGCGAAAATGTTTTGGCTGAAACCAACAACTTCGAATTGCATTTAACTGATGAAAAAGATTTAGCTGGTTTACCGGAAGGCACAATCGAAGCGGCAAGATTATTAGCCAAAAATCAAGAAAAAGAAGGCTGGATTTTTACTTTAGACTATCCAAGTTATGTTCCGTTTTTGACTTATGCTGATAATCGTGAATTGCGTAAAAAAATGGCAATTGCTTTTGGTGCAAAAGGTTTTCAGAAAAACGAATTCAACAATGAAGAAAACGTTCTGAAAATTGCCAAACTTCGTCATGAAAGAGCTAATTTGTTAGGATACAAAACTCATGCTCACTTTGTTTTGGAAGAAAGAATGGCCGAAAGTCCTGAGAAAGTCTTCTCTTTCCTAAATGATTTATTAGCAAAAGCAAAACCTGCGGCTCAAAAAGAATTTGCAGAATTAACTGCTTTTGCAAAAGAATTGGACGGAATCGAAAAACTAGAAAAATGGGATGGCGCTTATTATTCTGAGAAATTAAAACAACAGCTTTTTAATTTAGACGATGAAAAACTGAAACCCTACTTTCAGTTAGAAAAAGTTTTAGACGGCGCTTTTACAGTTGCCAAAAAATTATACGGTTTAACTTTTACGGAAGTTTTTGATATCGATAAATACCACGAAGAAGTTACGACTTATGAAGTTAGAGATGCTGAAAACAATTTGGTTTCGATTTTCTATGCTGATTTCTTCCCTAGAAAAGGAAAAAGAAACGGCGCTTGGATGACTTCATTCAAATCACAATATGTAAAAGACGGTGTAAACGAAAGACCACATATTTCTAACGTTTGTAATTTTACAAAACCAACAGAAACAAAACCTTCGTTATTGACTTTTAATGAAGTAACAACTTTATTCCATGAATTTGGGCACGGGTTGCACGGAATGCTGGCAAACACAGTTTATCCAAGTTTATCAGGAACTTCTGTTTATTGGGATTTCGTAGAATTGCCAAGTCAGATTATGGAGAATTGGTGTTACGAGCCGGAAGCTTTGGCTTTGTTTGCAAATCATTATGAAACGGGAGAAATTATTCCGATTGAATATGTGCAGAAAATTAAAGAAAGTGCAAGTTTTCAGGAAGGTTTGGCGACTTTGCGTCAATTAAGTTTCGGACTTTTAGATATGGCTTGGCACGGACAAGATCCAACAAATATTACCGACTTAAAAGCTTTCGAAACAGAACAATTTGCCAATACGCAATTGTATCCTGACGTAAAAGAAAACGCGATGAGTACAGCATTCTCTCATATATTCCAAGGTGGATATTCTTCTGGATATTACAGCTACAAATGGGCGGAAGTTTTGGATGCCGATGCTTTTGAATATTTCCATGAAAATGGAATTTTTAATGAGGAAATTGCGAAGAAATTCAAAGACAATGTACTTTCAAAAGGAGGAACAGAACATCCGATGATTTTGTACAAACGCTTTAGAGGACAAGAACCAAAACCTGAAGCTTTGCTGAAGAGAGCGGGATTACTTTAA
- a CDS encoding SanA/YdcF family protein, which yields MKKYFKIALYFAIIGLISIVAVNYYVKSSTKSKIYYSIKKFPKNDVGIIFGAGINGNQPSKYLKDRLDAGIMLWKAKRINKILLSGDNGRDEYDELTVMKNYCYNHGVDTTKIFIDYAGFDTYSTMYRAKHIFKIRKATLISQKYHLNRAIYIGQKLGIKSSGYSANQGEYLGYNYVCFREYISVFKAFFDILRNREPRFLGTQIDINGESNFSKEDKR from the coding sequence TTGAAAAAATACTTTAAAATAGCCTTGTATTTTGCCATTATTGGATTGATTTCGATTGTTGCCGTAAATTATTATGTAAAATCATCCACTAAAAGCAAGATTTATTATTCCATTAAAAAATTCCCTAAGAATGATGTTGGGATTATTTTTGGTGCAGGAATTAACGGAAATCAGCCAAGCAAATATTTAAAAGATCGCTTGGATGCCGGAATTATGCTTTGGAAAGCAAAACGCATCAATAAAATTTTACTTTCGGGAGATAACGGACGTGATGAATACGATGAATTAACTGTGATGAAAAATTACTGTTACAATCACGGAGTAGATACAACCAAAATATTTATTGATTATGCTGGTTTTGATACTTACTCGACAATGTATCGCGCAAAACATATTTTCAAAATTAGAAAAGCCACTTTAATTTCTCAGAAATATCATTTGAACCGAGCGATTTATATTGGGCAGAAATTAGGAATTAAATCATCTGGATATTCTGCAAATCAAGGAGAATATTTAGGATATAATTATGTTTGTTTCCGAGAATATATTTCTGTCTTTAAAGCTTTTTTTGATATTTTAAGAAACAGGGAACCTCGTTTTTTAGGAACTCAAATCGATATAAATGGAGAATCTAACTTTTCTAAAGAAGATAAACGCTAA
- a CDS encoding type II toxin-antitoxin system HicB family antitoxin — protein sequence MKNYLEYNGYIGTLEFSAEDKIFFGKIHGINDLVTFEGSSVTELEESFQEAVEDYLETCKLLNKAPDKTYKGSFNVRVSQELHKKIALLATKKGLNLNEVVKEALSYVVKHEEVLN from the coding sequence ATGAAAAACTATTTAGAATATAACGGTTATATTGGCACATTAGAATTTTCTGCAGAGGATAAAATATTCTTTGGGAAAATTCATGGAATAAATGACTTAGTAACCTTTGAAGGTTCTTCGGTTACGGAATTAGAAGAATCTTTTCAAGAAGCGGTTGAGGATTATTTAGAAACCTGTAAATTATTGAATAAAGCTCCAGATAAAACTTATAAAGGATCTTTTAATGTGAGAGTTTCGCAGGAGTTACATAAAAAAATAGCACTGTTAGCAACAAAAAAAGGCCTAAACTTAAATGAAGTGGTAAAAGAGGCTTTGTCTTATGTTGTAAAACATGAAGAAGTCTTAAATTGA
- a CDS encoding type II toxin-antitoxin system HicA family toxin, which translates to MINLSKILKSKPKDFSWDEMLKVLKRFGYEQISQEKTGGSRRKFVNKNKQIISLHEPQPLKVLKGYQLDIIIEHLEL; encoded by the coding sequence TTGATAAACTTATCGAAAATATTAAAATCAAAACCAAAAGATTTTTCTTGGGATGAAATGCTTAAAGTTTTAAAACGTTTTGGTTACGAACAAATCTCACAAGAAAAAACTGGTGGTTCAAGAAGAAAATTTGTGAATAAAAATAAGCAAATTATAAGTTTACATGAACCACAGCCTCTGAAAGTTTTGAAAGGATATCAGCTTGATATTATTATTGAACATTTAGAATTGTAA
- a CDS encoding cation:proton antiporter has product MELYYTFSILIVLASFFAYLNLRFLKLPGTIGIMIIAMLVSVGIRLLGDSYFPATTKHFFDLIKQFDFNEILMGAMLNFLLFAGALHVNMADLKEQKVPIMIYSTVSVVLSALIISMLLFYIAPLLGIKIPYIFCLVFGTLISPTDPIVVLGVLKEAKVPKRIETKIVGESLFNDGVAVVMFAVVLKMATDPTFDATFSSISLLFIEEGIGGLLLGAVFGFTASKVMKKIDDYKVSVLITLSIVTGGFLVAQALHVSSPLAMVVAGLIIGNYGKKVAMSEVTKDYLGKFWELIDEILNAVLFLFIGFELLLLPDLNKQLLTGFVAIFIVLFSRLTSIVLPWKFFDIFKFFGIRSAYNKGSLMVLVWGGIRGGVSIALVLSMPESEYKNLLLEVTYIVVLFSIVVQGLTVGKLANRVLEKE; this is encoded by the coding sequence ATGGAATTATACTACACCTTTTCAATACTTATCGTATTGGCTTCTTTCTTCGCCTATTTAAATTTAAGATTTTTAAAACTTCCGGGAACGATCGGAATTATGATTATTGCCATGCTGGTTTCAGTTGGAATTCGTCTTTTAGGAGATTCTTATTTTCCTGCAACAACCAAGCATTTTTTTGATTTAATCAAACAATTTGATTTCAACGAAATCCTAATGGGAGCAATGTTGAATTTCCTTTTATTTGCTGGAGCTTTGCACGTAAATATGGCTGATCTGAAAGAACAAAAAGTGCCTATTATGATTTATTCGACGGTAAGTGTTGTTTTATCAGCCTTGATAATCTCGATGCTTCTTTTTTATATCGCACCACTTTTAGGAATAAAAATACCTTATATATTTTGTTTAGTTTTTGGAACTCTAATTTCTCCAACTGATCCAATCGTTGTTTTGGGAGTTTTAAAAGAAGCGAAAGTTCCAAAAAGAATTGAAACCAAAATTGTTGGTGAGTCACTTTTTAATGATGGAGTAGCAGTAGTAATGTTTGCCGTTGTTCTAAAAATGGCAACCGATCCAACATTTGATGCGACTTTTAGCTCAATCTCTTTGCTGTTTATAGAAGAAGGAATTGGCGGACTTTTATTAGGGGCGGTTTTCGGATTTACGGCTTCAAAAGTGATGAAGAAGATTGATGACTATAAGGTTTCGGTTTTAATCACGCTTTCTATCGTAACAGGAGGATTTTTAGTGGCTCAGGCGTTGCATGTTTCTAGTCCGCTTGCGATGGTTGTTGCGGGATTGATTATTGGAAATTATGGTAAAAAAGTGGCCATGAGTGAAGTGACCAAAGATTATTTAGGTAAATTCTGGGAACTTATCGATGAGATCTTAAATGCTGTTTTATTCTTGTTTATTGGTTTCGAATTGTTATTACTTCCAGATTTGAACAAACAATTGCTGACAGGTTTTGTAGCGATTTTTATCGTCCTTTTTTCAAGACTGACATCAATAGTTTTACCATGGAAATTCTTCGACATATTTAAGTTTTTCGGAATTAGATCGGCTTATAACAAAGGTTCATTAATGGTCTTGGTTTGGGGCGGAATTCGTGGTGGAGTTTCTATTGCATTAGTACTTTCTATGCCAGAAAGCGAATACAAAAACCTGCTATTGGAGGTAACTTACATTGTAGTTTTATTTTCTATTGTGGTTCAAGGATTAACGGTTGGAAAATTGGCTAACAGAGTTTTGGAGAAAGAGTAA
- a CDS encoding DUF1842 domain-containing protein: MSDLLAGAYLAKGTIGNVGTPGAPLATFSLVVVPSQHSVSGTVVITQAIQGPDSHIVIPVTGKIYSTGLGNYTQVVSLKGQYVHSVPPPGIGSFLADFDANLAIDNAWNGTGGFSYYQHNIENVPVKAAKNLQTELV, translated from the coding sequence ATGTCAGATTTATTAGCGGGTGCTTATTTAGCAAAAGGCACAATTGGAAATGTTGGAACACCAGGAGCTCCACTTGCAACATTTAGTTTAGTAGTTGTACCATCACAACATTCCGTTTCTGGTACAGTAGTGATTACTCAGGCAATACAAGGGCCAGATAGTCATATTGTTATACCTGTAACAGGAAAAATATACTCTACAGGATTAGGAAACTACACACAGGTAGTAAGCTTAAAGGGGCAATATGTTCATTCTGTTCCTCCTCCTGGAATTGGTTCTTTTTTAGCAGATTTCGATGCCAATTTAGCTATTGATAATGCATGGAACGGGACGGGTGGTTTTTCATATTACCAACATAATATCGAAAATGTACCTGTTAAGGCTGCAAAGAATTTACAAACAGAGTTGGTATAA
- a CDS encoding GbsR/MarR family transcriptional regulator: MEFKEAKNKFVQTWGALGSQWGINKTMAQIHALLMVSNEPVSMEDIMEELQISRGNASMNLRGLMDWGIVYKEFKAGERKEFFTAEKDLDELAVKISRERSKREIKPTLKILKEVSTIEAKDSAEEKHFVDQTSKLYDFVLKADNMLDKMTEFNDNWLGKLFMKMMK, translated from the coding sequence ATGGAATTCAAAGAAGCAAAAAATAAGTTTGTACAGACTTGGGGAGCATTAGGTTCTCAATGGGGAATTAATAAAACGATGGCACAGATTCACGCTTTATTAATGGTCTCGAACGAACCTGTTTCTATGGAAGACATTATGGAAGAATTGCAGATTTCCCGCGGAAATGCGAGCATGAACTTAAGAGGTTTAATGGACTGGGGAATTGTTTACAAAGAATTTAAAGCTGGAGAAAGAAAAGAATTTTTCACGGCTGAAAAAGATTTGGATGAACTAGCAGTTAAAATTTCCAGAGAGAGAAGCAAAAGAGAAATCAAACCAACGCTGAAAATCTTAAAAGAAGTTTCGACTATTGAAGCTAAAGATTCAGCAGAAGAAAAACACTTTGTAGACCAAACTTCCAAATTGTATGATTTCGTTTTGAAAGCAGATAATATGCTGGACAAAATGACTGAATTTAATGATAACTGGCTTGGAAAACTGTTCATGAAAATGATGAAGTAA
- a CDS encoding YqjF family protein: MNFLKAEWKNLALFNYEVEAKLLEKYLPVGTEIDIWNNKCYVSLVGFMFKNTKVLGLKVPFHVDFEEVNLRFYVKRFENGEWKRGVVFVKEIVPKKAITFIANTLYQEHYETQKMRHKIHENEETNTFIYQWKDDKEWNTIELETKKIPTEIEIDSEAEFITEHYFGYTKIDEETSFEYEVTHPRWEQLEVLNHRIDIDFEKNYGSDFGFLQNQKPTSVFLAKGSKITVKNKRKLQLKTVLEEMY, encoded by the coding sequence ATGAACTTCTTAAAAGCAGAATGGAAAAACTTAGCCCTTTTCAATTATGAAGTTGAGGCTAAACTATTAGAAAAATATCTTCCTGTTGGAACTGAGATTGATATCTGGAACAACAAATGTTATGTCAGTCTGGTTGGTTTTATGTTTAAAAACACCAAAGTTTTGGGATTGAAAGTTCCGTTTCATGTTGATTTTGAAGAAGTGAATCTGCGATTTTATGTAAAACGTTTTGAAAACGGAGAATGGAAACGCGGAGTGGTTTTCGTTAAAGAAATTGTTCCCAAAAAAGCCATCACTTTTATTGCGAATACTTTGTATCAGGAACATTATGAAACTCAGAAAATGAGACATAAAATTCATGAAAATGAAGAGACCAACACTTTCATTTATCAATGGAAAGATGATAAAGAGTGGAATACCATCGAACTAGAAACTAAAAAAATTCCAACAGAAATTGAAATTGATTCTGAAGCTGAGTTTATTACAGAACATTATTTCGGATATACCAAAATTGATGAAGAAACCTCTTTTGAATATGAAGTGACACATCCAAGATGGGAACAATTGGAAGTTTTAAATCATCGAATTGATATTGATTTCGAAAAAAATTATGGAAGCGATTTTGGATTTCTTCAAAACCAAAAACCAACTTCTGTTTTTCTGGCTAAAGGATCAAAAATTACAGTGAAGAATAAAAGAAAACTTCAATTGAAAACAGTTTTGGAAGAAATGTATTAG
- a CDS encoding TIGR01777 family oxidoreductase, translating into MSKLIIASGTGFLGQVLVNHFKNKFEEIVILTRGKSQIIDGIKYVNWNARTFTGWEKELENATVLINLAGKSVDCRYTKENKKEILWSRIDSTKILNKAVLNCKNPPKHWLNSSTATIYRFSLDKQMDEVDGEIGNDFSINVALSWEKAFFKTETSKTMKTALRTSIVLGKNGGAFMPLKTLAKMGFGGKQGKGNQFVSWIHEEDFANAVDFIIEKEMTGVINIVSPNPIRNADFMEKLRKAVSFPFGIPLSKFFLEIGSFFIRTETELVLKSRNVVPKRLLENGFRFKFGKIDEAFKDLLH; encoded by the coding sequence ATGAGCAAACTTATAATAGCATCTGGAACTGGATTTTTAGGACAAGTTTTAGTTAATCATTTCAAAAATAAATTTGAAGAGATTGTAATTCTGACCCGTGGGAAATCTCAAATAATTGACGGAATAAAATATGTAAACTGGAATGCCAGAACTTTTACTGGTTGGGAAAAGGAATTAGAAAACGCAACAGTTTTAATTAATCTCGCAGGAAAATCTGTGGATTGTCGTTATACGAAAGAAAATAAAAAAGAAATTCTTTGGTCTAGAATTGACAGTACAAAAATACTGAACAAAGCGGTTTTGAATTGCAAAAATCCGCCGAAACATTGGTTGAATTCTTCAACCGCAACAATCTATAGATTTTCTCTTGACAAACAAATGGATGAAGTTGATGGCGAAATCGGAAATGATTTTTCTATAAATGTGGCACTTTCTTGGGAAAAAGCATTCTTTAAAACCGAAACTTCAAAGACAATGAAAACGGCTTTACGGACTTCTATTGTTTTAGGAAAAAACGGAGGCGCTTTTATGCCGTTAAAGACTTTGGCTAAAATGGGTTTTGGAGGAAAACAAGGAAAAGGCAATCAGTTTGTGAGCTGGATTCATGAAGAAGATTTTGCGAATGCAGTTGATTTTATTATTGAAAAAGAAATGACTGGTGTTATCAATATTGTTTCTCCTAATCCAATTCGAAATGCTGATTTTATGGAAAAACTTCGAAAAGCTGTTAGTTTTCCTTTTGGAATTCCGTTGAGCAAATTCTTTCTTGAAATTGGTTCTTTTTTTATTCGAACAGAAACGGAATTGGTTTTGAAAAGTCGAAACGTAGTTCCGAAACGACTTTTGGAAAATGGGTTTCGATTTAAATTTGGGAAAATTGATGAGGCTTTTAAAGATTTATTGCACTGA
- a CDS encoding SRPBCC family protein, protein MTTINLTTKIKAPKQIVFDASRNIDIHQQSASPSKEKAIAGVTSGLINLNETVTWRGKHFGFYITHKSRIPVMNLYDYFVDEMEKGKFKTFKHEHFFEEENGFTIMKDKLQYETPFGIFGELFDILFLEKHLTNFLLERNKVLKTVSEKLI, encoded by the coding sequence ATGACAACCATAAACCTCACAACCAAAATAAAAGCACCAAAACAAATTGTTTTTGACGCTTCAAGAAATATCGATATTCATCAGCAATCGGCAAGTCCTTCAAAAGAAAAGGCAATTGCGGGCGTAACCTCTGGTTTAATCAATTTAAATGAAACGGTAACTTGGCGTGGTAAACATTTCGGTTTCTATATCACACACAAAAGCCGAATTCCCGTAATGAATCTCTACGATTATTTTGTGGATGAAATGGAAAAAGGCAAATTCAAAACCTTTAAACATGAACATTTTTTTGAAGAAGAAAATGGCTTTACCATTATGAAAGACAAGTTGCAATATGAAACTCCGTTTGGAATATTTGGAGAACTTTTTGATATTTTATTTTTAGAAAAGCATCTTACTAATTTTCTTTTGGAAAGAAATAAGGTTTTGAAAACCGTTTCGGAAAAACTCATTTAA
- a CDS encoding DUF1090 family protein — protein sequence MKLKTILTVVLFSLSFIGFSQSNCATLKGCERKLCELNAKLATAKKAGNQNQIKGVEEAIAQTKKNCTTKTVNKDLDKKVKEKQQKVNERTADLNEAIKDKESKEKIDKKRKKLNEAKADLNKALAEQKAK from the coding sequence ATGAAATTAAAAACGATCTTAACTGTAGTTTTATTTTCCCTTTCTTTTATTGGTTTTTCTCAAAGCAATTGTGCTACTCTAAAAGGATGTGAAAGAAAGCTTTGTGAATTGAATGCGAAATTAGCTACTGCAAAAAAAGCTGGAAATCAAAATCAGATAAAGGGTGTTGAAGAGGCTATTGCACAAACCAAGAAAAACTGCACTACTAAAACAGTCAATAAAGATCTTGACAAAAAGGTAAAAGAGAAACAACAAAAAGTCAACGAAAGAACTGCTGATTTGAATGAAGCGATTAAAGACAAGGAAAGCAAAGAAAAAATCGACAAGAAAAGGAAAAAACTAAATGAAGCGAAAGCTGATTTGAATAAAGCTTTGGCTGAACAGAAAGCGAAATGA